The Uruburuella testudinis genome window below encodes:
- a CDS encoding DUF4198 domain-containing protein, whose product MKLLLSTALLGLALPAHAHEVWVNAPAHLPAGAVLHADLAYNHDFPNPETIAADREHIFLPLQLTGAHSSRKLTQHGENYHYTSAKPLAQGTYWVSATYRPTFWSKNDKGWQQGSLTDVAGAHYCERSEMFGKSLLVAGGGKADMAVASRAIGQTLEIVPLADPNQAATGALFPLQVLYQGKPLAGATVTATADTVVEKDLAATHDHREPQAFSAKTDKAGKVNLIPLIEGLWKVKIVHKTPFADSAVCQHSVSYATLIVPVGTQRR is encoded by the coding sequence ATGAAACTGCTCTTATCAACCGCCCTGCTCGGTTTGGCCTTACCCGCTCACGCACACGAAGTGTGGGTGAACGCGCCCGCCCATTTGCCCGCCGGCGCAGTGTTGCATGCCGATTTGGCTTATAACCACGACTTTCCCAACCCCGAAACCATAGCGGCCGACCGCGAACATATTTTTCTGCCCTTGCAACTTACCGGCGCCCACAGCAGCCGCAAGCTGACACAGCACGGCGAAAATTATCACTACACGTCTGCCAAGCCTTTAGCCCAAGGCACTTATTGGGTGAGCGCCACCTACCGCCCCACGTTTTGGAGCAAAAACGACAAAGGCTGGCAACAAGGCAGCCTGACCGATGTGGCCGGCGCACATTATTGCGAGCGCAGTGAAATGTTTGGCAAAAGCCTGCTGGTTGCAGGCGGCGGCAAAGCAGATATGGCGGTTGCAAGCCGCGCCATCGGCCAAACGCTGGAAATTGTGCCGCTGGCCGACCCGAACCAAGCCGCAACCGGCGCACTGTTTCCATTGCAAGTGCTGTATCAGGGCAAACCGCTGGCCGGCGCCACGGTCACAGCCACGGCAGACACGGTTGTGGAAAAAGATCTTGCCGCCACCCACGACCACCGCGAACCGCAGGCCTTTTCAGCAAAAACCGATAAAGCGGGAAAAGTCAATCTGATTCCGCTGATTGAAGGCTTGTGGAAAGTGAAAATTGTGCATAAAACGCCGTTTGCCGACAGCGCCGTCTGCCAACATTCGGTAAGCTATGCCACGCTGATTGTGCCGGTGGGCACTCAACGCCGTTAG
- the trmB gene encoding tRNA (guanosine(46)-N7)-methyltransferase TrmB — MTEQNQYSEQTSAAEHKRSIRSFVLRQGHMTAAQQRAIDTLWPQFGLDYQPQHVDLNTCFGRDNDKVLEIGFGMGVATVEIAKRLPEKDFLAIDVHGPGVGNLLKLMEEEQAANIRVMRHDAVEVVENMLADGSLGGIHIFFPDPWHKKRHNKRRLVQTPFVAKLLPKLKAGGYIHLATDWEEYAVQMLEVLNGFEELRNSAADYAPTPAYRPETKFEARGKRLGHGVWDLVFVKK; from the coding sequence ATGACTGAACAAAACCAATATTCAGAACAAACGTCCGCCGCAGAACACAAGCGCAGTATCCGCAGTTTTGTGTTGCGTCAGGGGCATATGACGGCGGCGCAGCAACGCGCCATCGATACGCTGTGGCCGCAATTCGGTTTAGACTATCAGCCGCAACATGTGGATTTAAACACCTGCTTTGGCCGCGATAATGATAAAGTATTGGAAATCGGTTTCGGCATGGGCGTGGCCACGGTGGAAATCGCCAAACGTCTGCCGGAAAAAGATTTTCTGGCCATCGACGTGCACGGCCCCGGCGTGGGCAATCTGTTGAAACTGATGGAAGAAGAGCAGGCGGCCAACATCCGTGTGATGCGCCACGATGCGGTGGAAGTGGTGGAAAATATGCTGGCCGACGGCAGCTTGGGCGGCATCCACATTTTTTTCCCCGACCCGTGGCACAAAAAGCGCCACAACAAACGCCGCTTGGTGCAAACGCCGTTTGTGGCCAAATTGCTGCCGAAACTGAAAGCGGGCGGTTATATCCATCTGGCCACTGATTGGGAAGAATATGCAGTGCAGATGCTGGAAGTGTTGAACGGTTTTGAGGAATTGCGAAACAGCGCTGCCGATTATGCGCCGACGCCGGCTTACCGCCCCGAAACTAAGTTTGAAGCACGCGGCAAGCGTTTGGGGCATGGGGTGTGGGATTTGGTGTTTGTGAAAAAATAG